A single genomic interval of Dyella sp. GSA-30 harbors:
- a CDS encoding DNA-binding protein, with protein sequence MANGVPEHEVWAAADAVLARGERPTVERVRTELGRGSPARVGQLLEQWWEHLAQRLKGHALLPELPGEVAQAFAEAWRLALAHADTTAQVALREEHNRLFAEQTSLTQERKLWEIALAEAQADLAEGANKLTQGELQLAERQGLVDRLTTEVTDARQQRDHLQIHVGRREAELDALRADHAAAQAHIRSVEDRAHQQVDQARLEIKALRQQQERTQREHEKQVAKLMAQCDALRAAARSAEQAAAHQAGQVAALEAAVSRWRRAQATSPNRATGKVSAAKTNRPRRPKNKDSQ encoded by the coding sequence ATGGCCAATGGAGTGCCGGAACACGAGGTGTGGGCCGCCGCGGATGCCGTGCTGGCCCGGGGCGAACGGCCGACCGTGGAGCGCGTGCGTACGGAGCTCGGCCGCGGCAGTCCGGCTCGTGTGGGTCAGCTGCTGGAGCAGTGGTGGGAGCACCTAGCACAACGCCTAAAGGGCCATGCGTTGTTGCCGGAGTTACCGGGCGAGGTGGCGCAGGCATTCGCGGAAGCCTGGCGCCTGGCGCTCGCGCACGCTGACACGACCGCGCAGGTCGCACTTCGGGAGGAGCACAACCGCCTGTTCGCCGAGCAAACGTCGCTGACGCAGGAGCGCAAGCTGTGGGAAATCGCGCTCGCCGAAGCGCAAGCCGATCTCGCCGAAGGCGCCAACAAGCTGACTCAGGGCGAGCTTCAACTCGCCGAACGCCAAGGCCTGGTCGACCGCCTCACCACCGAAGTCACCGATGCGCGACAACAGCGCGATCACCTGCAGATCCATGTCGGGCGCCGGGAAGCGGAGCTTGATGCGCTGCGGGCGGACCATGCGGCCGCGCAAGCGCACATCCGCTCAGTGGAAGACCGCGCGCATCAGCAGGTGGATCAGGCTCGCCTGGAGATCAAGGCGCTCAGGCAGCAACAGGAGCGGACGCAACGTGAGCACGAAAAGCAGGTTGCAAAGCTCATGGCGCAGTGTGACGCCCTGCGGGCGGCCGCACGGTCAGCCGAACAGGCGGCCGCCCATCAGGCCGGGCAGGTGGCCGCCCTCGAGGCGGCCGTCAGTCGGTGGCGGCGCGCACAAGCGACCAGCCCAAACCGTGCAACGGGTAAAGTGTCTGCAGCAAAGACCAACAGGCCTCGGCGACCAAAGAATAAGGATTCGCAATGA